The window CACCGGTCTGCGCCAGGACCGGCGCAAAGGCACGGGTCAGCGCCAGAGGGCCGAAGTAGTTCACTTCCATCTCCAACCGGGCGTCTTGCATATCCGGGGCGGAAATGGCGCCATCGAACGCGGCATACCCGGCGTTGTTGATCAGGAGCGTGATATCGCTGGCGACGCTGGCCGCCGCAGCGACTTGGTCGGGATCAGTCACGTCGAGAGGCAGCGGCACCAGACGCCGATCGCCATTCTTGAGCAGCTCGGCCAGCGAGGCGGTGTCGCGAGCGGCGACGTAGACTTTGGCCACACCGCGCTTGAGCAGTTCTTCGACGAAGGTGCGGCCGATGCCGCGATTGGCGCCTGTCACCAGGGCAATGGAGTTTTCGATGTTCATGGTGGATTCCTGTTGGAAAGGGTTGGGGCCGCTCGGGGAAGCGTGCTGCTTCGTCGCCGATGGACCCACTATCCCTTCCCGCCGGAACGTCCGGTAGCGGTCGATTTCGGCTAACATCTATCCTGATTCCGCATTAATCGACGCTTACGCGCACGCGCCGCCACGGCTCGCTCGCACAGGAAACGGCATGCCTTTGAAAGACATCCTCAGCTTGCGGCTGTACACCCGCGTGGCTCACCTGGGCAGCTTCTCGGCGGCTGCACGCGAGAGCGGACTCACACAATCCCAGGTGTCGCGAATGATTGCCGAACTGGAGGCGGGACTCGGCGCGCGACTGCTGTCACGCACCACCCGCGCGGTGGTCCCGACCGAGGCCGGCCTGGAGTTTCTGGCGCGCATGGAGCCGATCCTCGCCGCCCTCGACGATGCCGAAAACAGCGTGCGTGAAACCGGTGAGTTACGCGGCCTGCTGCGCATCGGCATGCCTTCGACCATGGGCATCCGCGTGGTGATTCCGAGGCTGTCCGCCTTCACCGAACGTCACCCCATGCTGCACCTGGAACTGATGCTCGAAGACAAATGGCAGGACATGGTCAAGGAAGCCGTCGACGTCGGCATCCGTGTGGGCACTCTGCCCGACCTGTCCGGGACCGCCCGGCTGATCGGCACAATGCGTCGAGTGATCGTGGCCTCGCCGGACTACCTGACGCGCCACGGCACGCCCAGCACCCCCGAAGAACTGGAACGGCATCGCATCGTCGGCGGTCCGGCCGGTGCGCATGTCTCTTCCTGGCAATTGGAGCACGACGGCCAAATGGCGTCGGTCAACCTCAGCCCGCAGTTTTCCACCAACGACACCGCCGGTGCGCTGGCAG of the Pseudomonas sp. MAG733B genome contains:
- a CDS encoding SDR family NAD(P)-dependent oxidoreductase codes for the protein MNIENSIALVTGANRGIGRTFVEELLKRGVAKVYVAARDTASLAELLKNGDRRLVPLPLDVTDPDQVAAAASVASDITLLINNAGYAAFDGAISAPDMQDARLEMEVNYFGPLALTRAFAPVLAQTGGAVLNMLSMLSLISLPMAATYSASKAAGLSLTRSLRAELAGQGTQVVGVLAVQTETDMGAKLPEPRLSPLEVVTDALNAIEAGTNDEVIAGAQTRGIYQAFTADPQKVQSMMSTRLPQRHSTN
- a CDS encoding LysR family transcriptional regulator translates to MPLKDILSLRLYTRVAHLGSFSAAARESGLTQSQVSRMIAELEAGLGARLLSRTTRAVVPTEAGLEFLARMEPILAALDDAENSVRETGELRGLLRIGMPSTMGIRVVIPRLSAFTERHPMLHLELMLEDKWQDMVKEAVDVGIRVGTLPDLSGTARLIGTMRRVIVASPDYLTRHGTPSTPEELERHRIVGGPAGAHVSSWQLEHDGQMASVNLSPQFSTNDTAGALAAAAGGLGIVSTTSWACRLELENGSLVQLLPQWKMAELPVHAYFPMGRTTRLAARAFADFLASELASDPRHFDSSDKR